In Streptantibioticus cattleyicolor NRRL 8057 = DSM 46488, a genomic segment contains:
- a CDS encoding carbohydrate ABC transporter permease, with protein sequence MAAQTTRTPARPPGRSTPAAPPADQRRPRPARTPAAGRGAPYLLILPALLATAALLVYPVVRNLVISFQNLNAFQLIQHTTDWTGFSNYTDQLTSGEFWHTTLRSVLFTIANVALIMGGGTLVGLLLNRLGRRMRLLLSTGLTLAWAMPFVAGTTVYQWLFDTQYGVVNWCLAQLGWHSMAGYNWLGNQFSTFAVITLMVVWQSIPFVALNLYAGLTTVSHEIFEAARMDGAGPWRTFRSVTYPILKPFFLSTTFLEIIWVFKAFTQVYALNAGGPAGSTQTLPVYAFIQGVGNQHFGMGAAISTLTMLILLALMAYYFRIILKQEDEL encoded by the coding sequence ATGGCTGCGCAGACAACCCGGACGCCGGCGCGTCCGCCCGGGCGGAGCACGCCGGCCGCTCCCCCCGCCGACCAGCGGCGGCCCCGGCCGGCCCGGACCCCGGCGGCCGGCCGCGGCGCGCCGTACCTGCTGATCCTGCCCGCGCTGCTGGCCACCGCCGCGTTGCTGGTCTACCCGGTGGTGCGCAACCTCGTCATCTCCTTCCAGAACCTCAACGCCTTCCAGCTCATCCAGCACACCACCGACTGGACCGGGTTCAGCAACTACACCGACCAGCTCACCAGCGGCGAGTTCTGGCACACCACGCTGCGCTCGGTGCTCTTCACCATCGCCAACGTGGCGCTGATCATGGGCGGCGGCACCCTGGTCGGGCTGCTGCTGAACCGGCTCGGCCGACGGATGCGGCTGCTGCTGTCGACCGGCCTGACGCTCGCCTGGGCCATGCCGTTCGTCGCCGGCACCACCGTCTACCAGTGGCTCTTCGACACCCAGTACGGCGTGGTCAACTGGTGCCTGGCGCAGCTCGGCTGGCACTCGATGGCCGGTTACAACTGGCTCGGCAACCAGTTCTCCACGTTCGCCGTGATCACCCTGATGGTGGTCTGGCAGTCGATCCCGTTCGTCGCCCTCAACCTCTACGCCGGGCTGACCACGGTCTCCCACGAGATCTTCGAGGCGGCCCGGATGGACGGCGCCGGCCCCTGGCGCACGTTCCGCTCGGTGACCTACCCGATCCTCAAGCCGTTCTTCCTGTCGACCACGTTCCTGGAGATCATCTGGGTCTTCAAGGCGTTCACCCAGGTGTACGCGCTCAACGCGGGCGGACCCGCGGGCAGCACCCAGACCCTGCCCGTCTACGCCTTCATCCAGGGCGTCGGCAACCAGCACTTCGGCATGGGCGCGGCGATCTCCACGCTGACCATGCTGATCCTGCTGGCGCTGATGGCCTACTACTTCCGGATCATTCTGAAGCAGGAGGACGAGCTGTGA